The following DNA comes from Peromyscus leucopus breed LL Stock chromosome 2, UCI_PerLeu_2.1, whole genome shotgun sequence.
gaggccagcctgggctaccaagtgagtaaagctacacagagaaaccctgtctcgaagaaaaaaaaaaaaaaagaaccaaaaaacttTCCTAAATTGAATGTCATCCTGACATTGAAAATACATTCATGTAGAAATGTAGTTAAAGGAGGCAGAAGTAAAAATCTTATTGCACTCAGTTTAGAGAATGCAAATTTTAACCCCACAGTGAAAATGTTTATGCTTTTTATCCTAGATTCTTTAATATCACACTAGGAGATGCGCTATTTAAAGCGCTTGTCTTCAGCCCTTGCAGTCCTTGTTAAGGCAGACATCAGAGCCATGTCCTTCAATAAACCTTCAAGTATTTTGTTCCTTTTGAATCGAGGGCAGAGAGCTCATGAAGCAGGGGAGGGGACTTTTCACATAAAACATCTTTGTTTGTGTGGCAAATGATGAATACAGTATTTAGAAATTTATAAATGGTAACTGCGTTGAAATCCTTCGGGGACTATCTTTAATACAACAGTCTAATTACTAGATGTGGAGAAAATCCTTTTGGAAATTCGAGGTATATCTAGTTCCctcaacaatttattttttttttaagctaaaatGTTCCCCCAAAAGATTTTAGaccatttagtttaaaaaaaaaaaaaaaaaaagaacatgtggAAATAAATCAAGTACCATATGGAGGAGCTGCTTTTATGTGTAGTGAAAGTTCTTATATTTCCTACTCTGTAGACCCTAGGTAGTTAGGGtctttatataccttttttttttttttttttttttttttttttttctggctgaggTCTTTTTAGTCTCCCACCATGAACACTGATCATTTGTAATTTAATACTTAAACATTTTGTAGTTTTGCATTTTTGAAAGGCCAGTGTTGTGTTGGCTGACTTGTGGCACAAGTCTGAGAATACATTAAgcaactgtttcattttttttttttttattttaaaaagtcacctaAGGGGCAGCTTCCACGGTGCTATTTGCTTTCAGCACTGACTTTTTAGAGctgatgttttgttttcagattgcTACTTCTGAAGTCTGCCTTTCAGCTGTTTGACTCAATtttgaggaaaaaaggaagactgGACATTACTAGGAATTCACACTGAAATAATTTCAAGTCTGATCTTCAAAAATGCTGTTCATATTCCTTTTTGAAGCcaaaatactaataaaatcaGAGCTAGCCAATGAAATATTTGGGAAGGAGtatgggaaagaaaataaaggaataacAGTATAACTGGATTTCCAATGTGTTCTTTTCTAATGTTAAGACTTACAGTATTATCAACTTTTAACACATTTCTTACAGAGTGGCAAGTTGTGTATAGGTTATAGAGgagtaaaaaaaatcacaggaaaatgTGGTCCTCTtctgaaaatgtgttttaattaggCAAAAGATGCATCaggacaaataatttttaaaacaacgtCTCCAAGTCAGACACTGAGACTGGCAAAGggtaagcaaagaaaaaaaaatcatagataaAATATCCAGAAGAAAGGCATAGCTATTTGCAATTACATGTTAGAAATCAGAATTTTGACAGTGAAAAAgttgtttaaatatttcataaacttGTAGTGAGATTTCCAATTAGGCAGTTTCAAAGAAGTTAACTAGCtgcttaaaaataagaaacaaaacaaagtgacagtaaaccagccaggacagccaACCACCTGACTGACCAGGTAAAGGCGGCATGGGAAGGCCTCCCTGCTGGCTCGCTCGCCCTCTGGCTCACACTCACTGTAGGTTTGCAGCTCCCCCCACTCCATTTGCCTCCATCAGGCTCAAGACCTCATTTCTTCCATAGAACCTGGCCACATCGAAGGCGGTGTCCCCCTTGTGATTCCGATGCCCCACATTGCTGGCCGTGTGCTTCACAAGGAACTCCACCACAGGGAGGTGGCCTTCTTTGGCAGCCAAGTGCAAGGGCAGGTTCCCTTCATTATCTTCGATGTTAACATCAGCTTGAAACTCCAGCAGAGCCTGTACAGTGTCCAGGAAACCTGCTCTGGCTGCATCATGAATGACAGCGAAACCAGTTCGGTCTTTCAAATTGGGATTAGCACCTCTGAGTAGAAGTCTCCTGGCAATCTCCGGATTTCCAAGTTTCATAACCTAGGAAAGAAGTTAAAGATGGGAGAATCCCTCCAGCTCTGGAGCTACAGCAATATTTAAAGACATCTATCTGTCCTATTCTGGCCATTATTTTTGATTCAGTACTTGAAGAAGACTTATACCACAGAGTTTGAAGGAGGGTGTAGCAGGCAAGTACCAGTtggtaaaaatagaagaaaagtacAAAAATTGATCTTATTGATCAATAAGAATATTCTAAATAAGCCCAGATGTGGGATAAATTGATCAATAAAACAGAATTTCTGCAACATGAATAAATTTGATGGCTAATTTGGTTCTTTATCTAATTTGATGGCTAACTTGCTTCTTTATCTTTCATGAAGACCTGTgtagttttttgcttttttttcttcttgaattccctaaaataaaagaaatgtaatttggTATTTAAGTAAAGactcctatttatttattcatgctcATAAAATATACCTGGGGTTATTAATTCTGGAAGATTAAATGGGAGTAAAATTTATTTCCTAGTAGCTACTGAAAACAAATGATGGTGGGTTTCTTTAAACCCCCAGATAAATGTCACTTAGTGTAGAAATGACCCTTTAAAATCCCAGAGTTGACATGTTCTTAAATGATATGTTTTACAAGTTCCTTCCAAATAGATATTGCCTGAAATTTTTaagcatgaatttttttttctttacaggcTATAAATATTGGCTACTAGAAACATTCCACGGCTAGAATTCATTTCAAATTACAGAATATCACTGAGTTATTAAGGTATTAATTAAGCCACTGAGTTCTACATTGCTTATTATATCAATTTATTTCAAGCTAAGTTGGTGATCTGCCTTGTATTAGAGGGAAATGCCTGCATGGCCACCATTCTTAAGAAAATCCAACAGCCACCCTGCTGTATTAGTTAGTATTTCTCAGTGTTCTAACTAGCCTTCTGATATTCAAGTgagcaaaagtaaaaataagaaatttactGTGTGTGTTGGAACAGACAGCTCTATCCTGTGGTTTGAGTCATTTAATAATCAACTGGTGATCCTGTCTAATTTCCGTTTGCACTCATAACATTTAAGAAGAGCTATTTGTAAACTAACAATATTTTGAAGGCCAGAATGTAGTATCAATACTTGCTAGCAAGGcacaaaataatttatatgaCAAAGACTTATTTACTGTTGtttaaatgtattatattttaaaagatgtctgTTAAAGATCTCTCataagtaaaaatgtatgtataacaGCACTTGagagtaaaatatatattatttacttGTGAAAAATATTCTCGTGTGAAaaatattattatcattaatCTACCAGAAAATTCCAGCATTTGAACTAGTTTCAGTTATACTTAGGTATATTCATAAGAATCCAagttatataataatataataagtgAGCTACTTACTAGACACTCAATATCTATTAGAGTAAAAAAGTAATACATTTGAAAACATGCACAAAGTTGATTtaatctctttaaaatgtttttaaagaattgcaaattagtaaaatatatttagaatgaATAATACTTTATAAGTGCAAGTTACACACTTTGTCATTATATTAAGTTTCCTCTTTAATAAAACCCTCTCACCCCTTCATTTAGAGCAGTAGAAAAATGAcccaaaattaatttttccagAACCTCCATGAAATATATTGTCtggttattaaaaattaatagtctaattttaatttttttcatatctcCCTAAAACCGTAGTCACATTTAAAGAGTTAAAGTGAgtaaaacaagaaacaagcaCCTTAGATCTTTGCAAAGCAAATGTACGATGGTTTTTGATTATTCTGATTGAAAAcaatagcaaaggaaaaaaggcTTCTACAGTTGAGTAAGAAACATAATCACAGATTAAAATTTGCCATCTTTGGCAGAAAGTAACAGTAATACTACAAATGATTTTGAAGAAAGTTCTTTCTGATGACACAATTTCAGAGTCAGGATTATGTATACTGAAAAAGACTCTCAGTTGTGTGTGCTTGCTTCATTATACATCCTGATATTAAGCTACAATAAGTGGGTATTATCTAAGTTTGTTAATATAAACAAAAGTGGatgcttattgtttttttttttaatgtttgtcaGAATTTAATTATCTTCATTACCCAACTGCCCTGTTTGCAAAAGATTCTGAACATAGATGAAGTGGCTCATACTTCGTGAAATTGACCTAATCTTTTGACTTTCAACAGAAAACCTTTCAGTATCTGGAGTTTAGGGCATTGCTACCATCACCAAACCAGCACAAGAGTATTAGGTGGTAAGAcgaaaacaaaaccctttccttATTTAATCTACCTGAATcaagataaatatttttgtgtCTCTGCATAAGCCTCCTCAATAGTAAAAATTTTGCAAGGCCAGGTGTATTCTGACTTAAAATATACAGACCGTGTGAGCTTCCACTGTGGTTATCTCCTGGCActtatatttctgattttttaaacagaaacaaagctCTCTAATGCCTTTACCCCAGTGGGTTTTCAAAAGCTGCTCGTGGTAAGGAAAAGCTCCTAGGAGTACCATCAGAACACCAATAAAAGCAACTAGTGGAGATCACTTTTCCAACTCTTTGTTTCTATGCCTTTCAGCAAAGTTACATGACAACATTCAGAGGAGGAAAAAATATTATCAGGTCCAT
Coding sequences within:
- the Cdkn2c gene encoding cyclin-dependent kinase 4 inhibitor C, whose product is MAEPWGNELASAAARGDLEQLTSLLQNNVNVNAQNGFGRTALQVMKLGNPEIARRLLLRGANPNLKDRTGFAVIHDAARAGFLDTVQALLEFQADVNIEDNEGNLPLHLAAKEGHLPVVEFLVKHTASNVGHRNHKGDTAFDVARFYGRNEVLSLMEANGVGGAANLQ